The following coding sequences are from one Wenzhouxiangella sp. AB-CW3 window:
- a CDS encoding energy transducer TonB, with product MRYLVILLMAAALMLAGCQRDDADEPELTEEAAEALDEAQEEATDAYEEAVDTTEDAAEEVRDRVENDDNDDAVERMWQRAVELAEEARERSEEAWEATREGGDEAMKEAREAAERAREQAQEAWAEATELTGDARDDARKRAEKAWEEAEAAWARLVDEDDDDEDNGDY from the coding sequence ATGCGTTACCTGGTGATACTGTTGATGGCTGCCGCCCTGATGCTGGCCGGCTGTCAGAGAGATGATGCTGACGAGCCCGAGCTGACCGAGGAGGCCGCCGAAGCGCTGGATGAGGCGCAGGAAGAGGCAACTGATGCCTATGAAGAGGCCGTTGATACGACCGAGGACGCGGCCGAGGAAGTCCGCGACCGGGTCGAGAACGACGACAACGATGATGCCGTCGAGCGCATGTGGCAGCGCGCGGTCGAATTGGCCGAGGAGGCCCGCGAGCGTTCCGAGGAAGCCTGGGAAGCCACCCGTGAAGGTGGTGACGAGGCCATGAAGGAAGCTCGCGAGGCAGCCGAGCGGGCCCGCGAACAGGCACAGGAGGCCTGGGCAGAGGCCACCGAGTTGACCGGCGATGCCCGGGACGATGCCCGGAAGCGGGCCGAGAAGGCCTGGGAAGAGGCCGAAGCGGCCTGGGCAAGGCTCGTCGACGAAGATGATGACGATGAGGATAACGGCGACTACTGA